In the Colletotrichum higginsianum IMI 349063 chromosome 7 map unlocalized unitig_7, whole genome shotgun sequence genome, one interval contains:
- a CDS encoding JmjC domain-containing protein: MMSTDAVSAPVPEPATVPAQSTTTADHDQEEPALGQIECAKPAFLHSPPDSNNAHKSEASDSELSDLDEDDVDPSANATAKQDEPPVEDDIGEVLPDHWSGTVPIFKPTMHQFKDFKLFMTKVDKFGMKSGIVKIIPPSEWKESLPRLDDLVKQIRVREPIKQDIMGSNGTYRQVNILHQRSYNLPQWRQLCDQSEHQPPARRGERRANVEKPKPRSAPRPRAEAKSTASGSKKKGRGRPRRGKAKAKGQDEDEEDDAQDDEKRPMTPVSPNPDADVEVKKEEVVDSVEDPGMDVDEDEEPRSLGRMGRMGGARPAKPKTQTVSARRKYSKREGSAMIDEKAFEDFDYQMDVSDYTPERCEELERIYWKTLTYAPPLYGADLMGTLFHESTELWNLNKLPNLLDVLGTKVPGVNTAYLYLGMWKATFAWHLEDVDLYSINYLHFGAPKQWYSISQADARRFEAAMKNIWPTDAKACDQFLRHKGFLISPSHLKQHYNITVNKCVSYPGEFVVTYPYGYHSGYNLGYNCAEAVNFALDSWLPMGKIAKRCECAQAQDSVWVDVYDIERKLRGEPTPEYEETEDEDDDEDEDEDEDDATGLPSPPDSNGVVKPARKRKRAAGDKDGKTKVKKIRLKIKTRAEPICCLCPSDIPGAEILPTDDGRKAHRMCALYLPETYIDTIDDKEIIANIANINKERLDLKCLYCRSKKGACFQCSQKKCARAYHATCAAAAGVFVEEAEVPVFGEDGTEYKEQAFEFSCRFHRTKRDRKYDGDALEDDTRIREAAAALNKGEICQLQYFKGDIFAGVVVENRSEEQTLLLDIIPNGYASSTVSNVLGLTRTSDRLEVEWKWLLLPDPSDYHLPKASARAISMPSSQKAKDQLNAKRPADETPRKDAPFVEGFTWAEFHPCNECVNPNQAKVNLSKDNQLWHYLGKTSTEAKAQYSEEPSRELHNPKSNFLDTIPKPPKPVSASTAHRRVSNLSPQQSPMFVPGPTTQIGPKSEKPYVYKPRKPVETNYAGTGSFTIQRFAPTASPAPSPMGQQLHFGSDPRHPTTGAQFAQQRSTPDSHQQHAPRISPSGQGYYQSSNAVQRASPYSTPGSQSAGGGQPAQQTWATPSQNPKPLLPHVNSYGSSQQTHRRYSVAHTPSVAMKYAFFQVHHNRSEPPPLCRVLNVTYAIPRDSKTYRTPYAPWGGFTNGYEGNLRAHLMRTSPEVFFKNRQGSVQGGTPTSNPPAGPQAPGYGGPYYNTLTNTISQGSIGMYGVKTTTPSHSSPAQQAPQDNAGRQYPASMSPSPAANGPQLMPNYHGNGWHMQQPQSTPLHPAIRPQYGAWPNQPNQPQQPAQSPSQAAQQQFSQPSSQQQTTQQPVASQSQQSQAKTQPVAKPAAPKVQYKIPEKQTPVPLPAKYLAAMGKLPSTTTTSRASSQSGAKSQGTASASGSADVTNRIAPAIDAHASRTESSALPHSPTNSNGPRAQAAPRASQTPVPVPHAPAPASNSRMPFTNQSSTVAFPRQSFQPIQSTPHHTQVCTAPSSQHLSQPMNQPRAEHHTLNPAEILAQIATQPRMNPPTPTTPSHQSMPSPVSQAAAVPPYQHHGSSWGVMQQGQQSQGQQSQGYASTPGQYSQSATHHHYQPQHQLHHPYQGQVQHQHQHQYQPPQHQHQTQPGPMQSGTPHCPPPQVAGGEVPLPEVPADSTALVERMMQNLRRAAFQG, encoded by the exons ATGATGTCGACCGACGCTGTCAGCGCTCCTGTCCCGGAGCCTGCAACTGTGCCGGCGCAATCGACCACGACTGCCGACCACGACCAGGAGGAACCTGCGCTTGGTCAGATAGAATGTGCGAAGCCCGCCTTCCTCCACTCCCCTCCTGACAGCAACAACGCGCACAAGTCGGAAGCTAGCGATTCTGAGCTCAGCGACctcgatgaggatgacgTTGATCCTTCTGCGAACGCGACCGCGAAACAAGATGAGCCGCctgtcgaggacgacatTGGCGAGGTCCTTCCCGACCACTGGTCTGGGACCGTCCCTATCTTCAAGCCGACGATGCACCAATTCAAAGACTTCAAGTTATTC ATGACCAAGGTCGATAAATTCGGAATGAAATCCGGCATCGTTAAGATTATCCCTCCGTCGGAGTGGAAGGAATCCCTTCCGAGACTGGACGACCTCGTGAAACAGATCAGGGTTAGGGAACCAATCAAGCAAGACATCATGGGATCAAATGGAACCTACCGCCAAGTCAACATCCTTCATCAACGATCCTACAACCTCCCGCAGTGGCGACAACTCTGCGATCAGAGCGAGCATCAGCCCCCCGCAAGGCGAGGCGAGCGCCGAGCGAACGTCGAAAAGCCGAAACCCCGATCCGCCCCTAGACCTCGCGCAGAGGCGAAATCGACTGCGTCTGGTTCTAAGAAGAAgggccgaggtcgcccgcgccgcggcAAAGCCAAAGCCAAGGGtcaggacgaggacgaggaggatgacgcTCAAGACGACGAAAAGCGCCCGATGACCCCAGTATCACCCAACCCGGACGCCGATGTCGAGGTTAAAAAGGAGGAAGTTGTCGATTCAGTGGAGGATCCGGGAATGGATgtggacgaagacgaggagccGCGCAGTTTGGGCAGAATGGGCCGCATGGGTGGCGCAAGGCCCGCGAAGCCAAAGACTCAGACTGTCTCGGCTCGTCGGAAGTATAGTAAGAGAGAAGGCTCAGCCATGATTGATGAAAAGGCATTCGAGGACTTCGACTATCAGATGGACGTGTCTGACTACACCCCGGAGCGCtgcgaggagctcgagaggaTATACTGGAAGACCCTTACCTACGCCCCGCCGCTGTACGGGGCTGATCTCATGGGCACCCTCTTTCACGAGTCAACGGAACTCTGGAACTTGAACAAGCTTCCCAACTTGTTGGATGTTCTCGGCACAAAGGTCCCCGGTGTCAACACGGCCTACCTCTACTTGGGCATGTGGAAGGCCACGTTCGCTTGGCATTTAGAGGACGTCGACCTCTACAGCATCAACTACCTCCACTTCGGTGCCCCGAAACAGTGGTACAGCATCTCTCAAGCCGATGCCCGTCGATTTGAAGCTGCCATGAAGAACATTTGGCCTACCGATGCCAAGGCTTGCGACCAGTTCCTCCGTCACAAGGGTTTCTTGATTTCCCCATCGCACCTGAAGCAGCACTACAACATCACGGTCAATAAGTGCGTCTCGTACCCAGGCGAATTCGTCGTCACATATCCTTACGGCTACCATTCGGGCTATAATCTGGGTTATAActgcgccgaggccgtcaactTCGCGCTTGATTCGTGGCTACCCATGGGTAAGATCGCCAAGCGTTGCGAATGTGCACAAGCACAGGACAGTGTCTGGGTCGATGTGTACGATATTGAACGGAAGCTCCGCGGCGAGCCCACTCCCGAGTACGAAGAgaccgaagacgaagacgacgacgaagatgaggatgaggacgaggacgatgctACCGGCCTTCCGTCACCGCCTGATAGCAACGGTGTTGTCAAGCCGGCTCGGAAGCGGAAGCGTGCAGCTGGagacaaggacggcaagacaAAGGTCAAGAAAATCCGCCTCAAGATCAAAACGCGCGCCGAGCCAATTTGCTGCCTATGTCCCAGCGACATCCCTGGCGCGGAAATTCTGCCGACGGACGATGGTCGGAAGGCCCATCGCATGTGCGCACTCTACCTTCCCGAGACGTACATCGACACGatcgacgacaaggagaTTATTGCCAACATTgccaacatcaacaaggAACGCCTGGACCTCAAGTGTCTGTACTGTCGGTCCAAGAAGGGCGCCTGCTTCCAGTGCTCCCAGAAGAAGTGTGCCCGAGCCTACCACGCGACttgcgcggcggcggcaggtgTCTttgtcgaagaagccgaagTTCCGGTCTTTGGCGAGGACGGAACCGAGTACAAGGAACAAGCATTTGAATTCAGCTGTCGCTTCCACCGCACCAAGCGTGACAGGAAGTATGACGGAGATGCCCTGGAAGATGACACCCGTATCCGCGAGGCGGCCGCAGCGCTCAATAAGGGCGAGATCTGTCAGCTGCAGTACTTCAAGGGCGACATTTTTGCCGGAGTAGTCGTAGAGAACCGCTCGGAAGAGCAGACGCTGCTTCTCGACATCATCCCCAACGGGTACGCTTCTTCCACTGTTTCGAACGTATTGGGGCTAACACGAACCAGCGATCGTCTCGAGGTTGAGTGGAaatggctgctgctgcctgaTCCATCCGACTACCACCTCCCGAAGGCATCGGCGAGGGCTATCTCGATGCCGTCTTCGCAGAAAGCCAAGGACCAGCTCAACGCGAAGCGTCCTGCTGACGAGACACCCCGGAAAGACGCTCCGTTCGTTGAAGGCTTCACATGGGCAGAATTCCACCCATGTAACGAGTGTGTCAACCCGAATCAAGCCAAGGTTAATTTGTCGAAAGACAACCAACTCTGGCACTACCTGGGTAAGACATCGACAGAGGCGAAGGCACAGTACTCCGAGGAGCCTAGCAGAGAGTTGCACAACCCAAAGAGTAACTTCCTCGACACCATTCCCAAGCCCCCCAAGCCTGTGTCTGCAAGCACGGCACACCGCAGGGTGTCAAATCTCTCGCCTCAGCAGTCACCCATGTTTGTGCCGGGCCCGACCACTCAGATTGGGCCGAAGTCAGAGAAACCATACGTGTACAAGCCCAGAAAGCCTGTTGAAACCAATTATGCTGGCACGGGATCCTTCACTATACAAAGATTTGCGCCCACGGCCTCACCAGCTCCAAGCCCGATGGGTCAGCAGCTGCATTTCGGTTCGGATCCGCGACATCCAACAACAGGAGCCCAATTTGCCCAGCAAAGGTCTACGCCCGATTCTCATCAGCAACACGCCCCTCGTATCAGTCCTTCCGGGCAAGGCTACTACCAGAGTTCGAACGCGGTACAGCGGGCCAGTCCGTACAGCACACCGGGCTCGCAatcggcgggcggcgggcagccAGCGCAGCAAACGtgggcgacgccgtcgcagAACCCCAAGCCGCTACTACCACATGTCAATTCCTATGGCTCAAGCCAGCAAACCCACCGCAGATACTCGGTTGCACACACGCCTTCCGTTGCTATGAAGTATGCATTCTTCCAAGTACACCACAACAGGTcagaacccccccccctctgtcGTGTTCTTAACGTTACTTACGCCATTCCCAGAGACTCGAAGACGTACCGAACCCCATACGCGCCGTGGGGAGGCTTCACCAACGGGTATGAAGGAAATCTGAGAGCTCACCTTATGCGGACGTCTCCAGAAGTGTTCTTCAAGAACCGACAAGGCTCTGTCCAGGGCGGCACTCCGACGTCAAACCCGCCTGCTGGTCCACAAGCACCGGGCTATGGTGGTCCGTACTACAATACACTGACAAACACAATATCGCAAGGCTCTATCGGCATGTACGGTGTAAAGACAACGACTCCTTCGCACTCGTCACCTGCACAACAGGCGCCGCAGGACAACGCAGGGCGGCAATATCCTGCATCAATGTCCCCATCTCCCGCAGCGAACGGCCCACAGCTCATGCCTAATTACCATGGAAATGGCTGGCATATGCAGCAGCCGCAGTCGACGCCGCTGCATCCAGCAATTCGGCCACAGTACGGGGCTTGGCCAAACCAACCAAACCAGCCGCAACAGCCTGCGCAGTCTCCGTCTCAAGCGGCGCAGCAACAGTTCTCGCAGCCGTCTTCGCAACAGCAGACGACGCAACAACCCGTTGCTAGTCAGTCTCAGCAGAGCCAGGCGAAAACTCAGCCCGTAGCAAAGCCTGCTGCGCCGAAGGTTCAGTATAAG ATCCCCGAGAAGCAAACGCCGGTTCCCTTGCCAGCCAAATACCTTGCGGCCATGGGCAAGCTGCCCTCGACAACTACAACTTCCCGGGCCAGCTCACAGTCTGGCGCGAAGTCGCAGGGTACCGCCTCAGCCTCTGGTTCGGCCGACGTCACAAACCGAATCGCCCCGGCTATCGACGCCCATGCTTCGCGGACTGAAAGTAGCGCTCTTCCGCACTCGCCGACAAACTCGAATGGTCCTAGGGCGCAGGCGGCGCCTCGGGCCTCTCAGACCCCCGTGCCCGTGCCGCAtgccccggcgccggcttctAACTCTCGGATGCCGTTCACGAACCAGTCTTCGACTGTGGCATTTCCTCGACAGTCTTTTCAGCCTATTCAATCCACTCCGCATCACACCCAAGTCTGCACAGCACCTTCGTCTCAGCACCTCTCGCAACCGATGAACCAGCCCCGGGCTGAGCATCACACTCTGAACCCGGCAGAGATTCTCGCACAGATTGCCACGCAGCCACGAATGAATCCGCCTACGCCTACGACCCCCTCGCACCAGTCTATGCCGTCACCAGTATCGCAGGCCGCCGCTGTGCCGCCCTATCAGCACCACGGTTCGAGTTGGGGGGTTATGCAGCAGGGGCAGCAGTCACAGGGGCAGCAGTCACAGGGTTACGCGTCTACGCCAGGACAATATTCGCAATCGGCAACGCACCATCACTATCAACCACAGCATCAACTCCATCATCCGTACCAGGGTCAGGttcagcaccagcaccagcatcAGTATCAACCGCCGCAGCACCAGCATCAGACTCAACCGGGACCCATGCAGAGCGGAACGCCGCACTGCCCACCTCCGCAAGTCGCTGGAGGGGAGGTACCTCTCCCGGAAGTTCCGGCGGATTCGACGGCGCTCGTGGAGAGAATGATGCAGAacctgcgccgcgccgcaTTCCAAGGTTGA